In the Williamwhitmania sp. genome, TATCATTTTCCTTCGACCATTTTTCCCACTTAACAGTTGGAAACTTTTTGGCAAAGGCATCCTTCACATCCTTGGGCACGTTTACTGAACAGGCCTGAGCTGCCATTAGCAGGCTGGCGGCCATAAAAAGCATAATTCGTCGCATTGTAAATTGAGTTTAATGGTTAATGCCATAAAAGTAAAACCCGAATCTGAAGCAAACTTGGAGTTTGAAGTTTAAATAGATGGGCCAATGAACTTGTGCTATTGCTACAGAACCTTAATGTGTAATCCATTCGATTCTTCAAAACCTCTACCAGAATAGTTCCACCTTATGAAGTCCATCGGCATAGGTATAGCTAACGGTAAAATTAAATGCCTCAGCGATCTGTTTTACCAATGCCAGACCGAGACCAAGAGATTGGCCAGCTTTGGAAGCTTTGGCAAATCGTTCGAAGAACCTAGCCGGATCACCTTCCACCAACTCTCCTGAATTGATTACGCGTAACGAATCTTCACCCAACGATATTACAATTTCTCCCGCAGAGTTGCTGTGCTGAACTGCATTTCGAAGGATGTTTCCTACCATGATTGAGGCCAGCTCTGCGTTGGCAATCCATGTTGGTCTCGAGGCAATATTGTAATTTATTTTCAGCTGCTTAGCCTCCATAAAATCTGAGAGTTGTTCCAGCAACTCCTGAATCAGAGTCAAAACATCGACCTCCTCCTCCATCCTAAATTGTCTGTTCTCAATCTTCACAAGCAGCAGCAAGGTCGAATTTAACCTTGACAGCCTCAACGCATGCTGGTAGGCAATGTGCACCTGGTCAACCTTCTGTTGTGGTAGCGACGAATCCTGCATTAGCGTTTCCAGCTTGGTAATTATAAGGGTGAGAGGTGTCTGTATTTCGTGTGAGGCATTCTCCGTGAATGACTTCAGTGCCTTATAGTCGCTATGAACCTTAACAGCGAGTCGCTCAAGTGCTACATTCATCTCCTGAAATTCAATTATGCTGGTTTTTGGCAAGTTAAGCTTACCGCCATCGGCCACATTGAATTGCTGGAGCTGGTGTAGAGTAGCATAAAAAGGTCGCCAAATTCGCTTACTAAGGAAAAGTCCAAGCAAATAAAAACCAAGCAGAAGCAAGGCATAAACCACAACGATGGCTATGGCTATGGCAACCAGTAAATCTTGCTGCTCCAACAACGACGTTCGCACTGTAATTCGATAGTAGCTACCACCAATCTTTGCAACGGATATTAGCTGACGGTATGGCTCACTATCCCCCTCAGCGGTATCAGGAATCTCCATGGTGGCTATGGATGGCGCAGCAATATTGGCGCTATCAATTCTATCGACAACCATCATTGGAGGAATTGAAAAGGGTGGCTTACCTTGCTTTATGTAGCTTACCAAATCGTCGTGTTGAGACTGCAACGCCTCATCAGTCTCCTGCTGCTGGATTTGGAGTATTGCAAAGAACAATCCAACACCAGCCAAGGCAAGCAGTACAGCCGTCATCACAAGTTGATATGCCGAAGTAATTCTAATTAGCTTCATTCGTCGCTCCATTTATAACCAAACCCATACGCCGTTTTGATGTAATCCTTCGCCCCCTTTTCCATCAACTTTCGGCGTAAGTTTTTAATGTGAGTATATATAAAATCGAAGCTGTCCACCATCTCAATATGGTCGCCCCAAATATGCTCAGCAATGGACTCCTTGCTCAGCGTGGCATTTTTATTCACCACCAAATAAACCAGCAAGTCGTACTCCCTTTTGGTAAGCACAATGGGGGTTTCTTGAACTGTGACAAGCCTATCCTTTGTATCGATGGAAATTTCGTTAAAGTTGAGTTTGGCGCTTCCTTCAAAGAATCTACGTCGTAATAGGGCATTGATGCGGGAGTTGAGCTCGGCAAGGTGAAATGGTTTGGTGAGGTAATCATCGGCACCTAGGTCTAGACCGGAAATCTTGTCGTCAAGTGCCCCCCTTGCCGAAATAATCAGGACACCCGTATGTGGGTGAAGTTTTTTGATAAGAGGTAACAGCGAAAGGCCACTTCCCCCGGGCAAATTTATATCCAGCAGAACCACGTCGTAGGCAAACCCAACAAGTTTTTGCTCACCCTCGACCAGATTTGCGGCAACCTCACAAACAAAGCCGTTCTTTGTGAGATAGCGCGAAATATCCTCGGCCAGAGATTGCTCATCCTCAACAACAAGAATTTTCATACTTCAAATATACCTCTTCAATTCTGAAGAAAATTAGAAGTTGGAGATTCGGAACATCACATTAAAGTCATTTACGCTCAGATATAGCCAGCAAACCCTTATCTTTGAACAATAAATGGCAGATACCACATCTTCCATGTTTTCAACCATAAAGTTAAGATTATGTCGAACAACGAAATACTCAAAAAGCTGCGGGTTGCGCTACACCTTCGCGACGACCAAATAGTTGAAATTATGAAGTTGGTGGACTTCAACATTACAAAAACCGAACTGGGGGCCTTTTTTCGGGCAGAGGACCATCCAAATTACAAAACTTGTGGTGACCAGGTGCTGCGCAATTTTCTGAATGGGTTGATAATTCATCTAAGAGGACCTCTGGCGCCAAAGAAGGAAGCATCGGAAAGTCCTGAATAGAAAAAGGTGATTACTGGCCAATCACATTCCGTGGCATATAACTTTCTAAGGTTATTATTTTAACGTGTGTGTAAGATTAAGAAAACGCAATTTCACTGTTGTTTTGCTTAAAACTTATCCGATACAATTGATTGCTTATACAGCTTCGTGTTCGGTTTCGCTGTGCCATTGTTCCGAGGCAGCATGGAAAGTGAGTTGCAATGCAAATCCATTTTACTCTTCCACTTTTTGCTTGCCCAAAAATTGGAGGAAAAAGGGCATCCTGCCTGCTCGCCGACCCTTAACGGCCTTGTGAGCTAAAACGGCGAAATTAGCTTCGCTGAGCTCACTGCGTTCGGTTTGCTTCGCTCAAACAGCCGCCGTTTTTACGCTCCCTTTGGCCTAAGGGACCCCGGCTGCGCAAGCTAAAGCGGTCGGTCGGTGGCTGGATTTTAGCAGAATTAACAATAATGATTACGTCGTACTGACGTTATTTTGATTATTGGCTAGTAAAATGCCACAACTGGCTCAGCCTTCCTCTTTTTTCGGTGGTTGAGCCACTGCTGCCCCTTGTAGCAGAGATACGACGATGCAGCACCGATAATCGCCCCTGCGAGCACATCGCTAGGATAGTGCACACCCAAATACATGCGCGAATAGCCAACCGTTGAAGCCCAGGCAAAGGAGGGCACAATTACATACCACTTTGGATAGGCTAGGCTGAGCGAGGTGGCGGTGGCAAAGGCCGAGGAGGTGTGCCCCGAGGGGAATGAGTAGCTACCCCCAGCCGAAAGTTTTTCAATATCGGGATAGGTGGTAAATGGTCTTGGTCGTTTTACGGAATATTTCAAAATCGTAGTCATGGCACTGGATAGCAAAAAAGCGGAGGCAATGGTAATTCCATCCGACTTTATCTGCGGGTCGCCCTTAATTAAACCGACACCCAAAATTACGGCTGGGGTAGCAATGCTCACAGCTGCCTCGCTATTCGACATGAACTGCATGGTTTTATCCCAGTGTTTATTTCTATCCAGATTAATGGTTCTGAGTATCCTAATGTCGAGATTTTGACCGCTGATAACACCAGCTAAAATTAGGAGAACGAAGGTGAAGGAGAAAAATCGTGCCATATTTTTTGAAATATATGGATGCAATAATAACAAAATATTCTGAGGCAATTCTGTGTTTTGCATCTTGCAAAAAAAACAGCCACAAACTACTCCAAGCCAATGGAATTAAAACCATCGATTGGAGTAGCCCGTGGCCAACCAATTAATACTTTGAAATGAGGTTAACTCTTTTCGTCAGAATCTCCATTTAGTGGCGAGTACCAATCAATCTTTCTCGATATGCGCATCACCGCCGCCAATGCCACAAACAGGCCAATGCTACCCATAATGAGGGCGTAATCCTCCAGCTGTAGAATGGTGAACAGGAACAGGTAGAGAACAACCAAAATGCCAATCAGCATCATCGACTGCTTTTTATTCTTAAAAATGGCCACCGCGTAGGAGCCAATTAGTGAGATGGTGGCTATGGCCGCCAATATGTAGGCGATGGCAAAGCCCAGCTGCTCGCTCAGGGAGATAAGCAGCGTGTAGAACACGCATAGTGCAAGACCAACCAAAATATACTGCACCGGATGAATCTTCCGTCGATTAAGAATTTCGGAAAACAAGAATACCATAAAGGTGAGGGCAATGAACATCAGTGCATACTTGGCAGCCCGCTCCGATTTTTGGTAATGGTCAACGGGGAAGAGCAGCTTAACGCCAAAGGCGGACTCGTTAACATCGTAGGTGCTTCCAATCCAAGTCTGAGGGAAATTCCGGTTCAGGCTCAAAACCGTCCAGTCGGCTGTAAATCCCCTTGGTCCAACGTTACGGCTGTCGGGCAGGAAGGCGCCATCGAAGCTGGGCGTTGGCCAAGTTGACTCAATGGCAATTTTGGAAACTTTACCCACAGGAACAAAGCTGAGTGCACTGCTTCCCTTTAATTTCAGCTTAATGCTGTAAGGATAAACGCTAGCGGTATCGAATTTCACACGGGCAGAAACGCCCTGCTTTATAATATCCTGGTTGTCGAGGCCTGGAGTAACCTCATAATCAACACCGTTGAAGGTAATTTTTAGGTCGTTTTTTATGCCTCGCATATCGGGAATCCCAAGCGAAACAAAGGCTTCGTCCCATAGAATATCGTCCGGACTAATCTTCCATTCGCTAAAGTCAGGATGGCGGAAATTTCCAGAGAACTGGAGGTCGGCAGTGTAAACAATCACCTTATAGATACCACGGTAGCGTATTTCGGGCTCCATCTTGCCAGTAATGTTAAGCTGATCGGGCAGAAAATGTGCATAATCGCGCACTACAACCTGCTTGCCATCAACAATACTTCTTCGCATGTAGGGCACCGAAATAATGGGCCCGGCGATGGTTTGCTCGTTGCCCCACTTGCTACTTATTTCCCTAACCACCTCCTCGCTATTGGCTTGACGCTCGAGAATTAGGCTGCGAATCATGGCAGCCGGAATTAGCAGGAAGAGGGCCAGCATGCCCACCACAAAAATTTTTACGGATACCGACTGCGATACCCACTTACGTAAATCGTTTGTTGCCATAGCTAACTGGATTTTAGATAACAATTAAACGAATTTTCAACAAAAAAAGTATGCCTTTCAATTAAAAATCCCATGTCCATGTGATTGGATTAAGCTATTTGAAATAATCCTTCAGTAACTGCTAATTCTGAAGATAAAAAAGCCTGCCTCCACACGCTAATCAATAGATGCAGAGACAGGCAAGCGTGTTAAAAAACGACCCTATGCTTCCTCAACCAAAACTTCTTCCTCCAACCCAGAGGCCGATTGCTTTAGCGCAACCACCTCCATCGATGAAAACACCCTATCCATATCGAGCAGCATTACAAAGGACTCCCCGCTCTGGACAATGCCCTCAATAAACTCGGCCCTATACCGTTCCCCAATGCTTGGAGCATCCAGCACCTTGTCCTGCTCAACCTCGAGCACGGCCTGTACCGAGTCCACCAATACGCCCACCTCTACGTGACTTCCATCCATCTCTATCTCCATAACCACGATGCATGTATTAGGTGCATAAACCGTGGGCGACATCCCAAACTTCATTCGGATATCGATTACCGGTAGAGCTTTCCCCCGCAGGTTTATGATACCCTTCATAAACGAGGGCGCCTGTGGCACCTCCGTTATCTTGGAGAGCTCCAATATGCTGAGGACCTTCCCCGCATTGGCAGCATACTCCTCCTCCCCTAACCTGAAGGAGAGGTATGAATCGATGTGTAACGTCTTGTTCATATGAAAAGCCTCCTATTTATTAATGTGACAATACTATTAGCGACAACCTAGAATTTCTCATACGCTGAATCGCCGTTGGAGTCTGCCAAATTATACTCTCTACCCATGCTACTTTTACCAGCGGTAGGCTTGGCATCCTCTCTATGCAGATGCGCTACCGCCGTTTTTATTGCACGTTGTTGTGGTTTACTACCTACTCTATTTTTTGCCTTTTGCCCCTCTTCAACCCTGAAGTAGGAAACCACATCCCGAAGTTGCTCTGCCTGGCTGGCAAGCTCTTCCGATGCTGTTGCCATCTCCTCTGAGGCTGCTGCATTTTGCTGGGTAACTTGGTTCAGCTGCTGGAGGGCGCTATTCACCTGTTCGGCGCCACTGGTTTGCTCAACGCTCGCCGCAGCAATCTCCTGCACCAACTTAGCAGCTCGCTCAATTTCTGGAACAACCTGCGTAAGCATCTTCCCCGCCTCATCCGAAAGTAGCACCCCCTTTTTTGAAATGCGCTCAATTTCCTCAGCAGCCACCTTGCTCCGCTCTGCCAACTTCCTCACCTCGGCTGCCACAACGGCAAATCCACGCCCCTGCTCACCTGCACGTGCAGCTTCCACGGCAGCATTCAGGGCTAAAATATTGGTTTGAAAAGCAATATCTGAGATTATGCTCACCTTGTCGGCTATCTCCCGCATGGCGGTAATACTCATCTGAGCAGCCTCGTTGCTCTTCTGGATACGTTCGGCACCAGTAATCGAAATTTTTTCTGCCACTTGCGCGTTATCGGTATTTTGCTCAATGTTTGAGGCCATCTCCTCCATCGACGAGGACACCTCCTCAGCAGACGATGCCTGCTCAGATGCCCCCTGAGACATCTCCTGTGAGGTATTGCTCATCTGCAAGCTAGCCGAAAGAATATTCTCAGAGCCCGAAGCAATGTTCGTTACAACCTCTCTCAACTTCTCTACCATCAGCTGCATTGCCCGCGACAATGCACCAATCTCATCCTTGCGCTGCATGTACTCGCTAGCAAAGTCGAGGGTAAGGTCGCCCTGGCTAATTACCTCCGCGTGAGCAACCCCTTTACCAATGCCAGTGGTTATGGAA is a window encoding:
- a CDS encoding HAMP domain-containing sensor histidine kinase; the encoded protein is MKLIRITSAYQLVMTAVLLALAGVGLFFAILQIQQQETDEALQSQHDDLVSYIKQGKPPFSIPPMMVVDRIDSANIAAPSIATMEIPDTAEGDSEPYRQLISVAKIGGSYYRITVRTSLLEQQDLLVAIAIAIVVVYALLLLGFYLLGLFLSKRIWRPFYATLHQLQQFNVADGGKLNLPKTSIIEFQEMNVALERLAVKVHSDYKALKSFTENASHEIQTPLTLIITKLETLMQDSSLPQQKVDQVHIAYQHALRLSRLNSTLLLLVKIENRQFRMEEEVDVLTLIQELLEQLSDFMEAKQLKINYNIASRPTWIANAELASIMVGNILRNAVQHSNSAGEIVISLGEDSLRVINSGELVEGDPARFFERFAKASKAGQSLGLGLALVKQIAEAFNFTVSYTYADGLHKVELFW
- a CDS encoding response regulator transcription factor gives rise to the protein MKILVVEDEQSLAEDISRYLTKNGFVCEVAANLVEGEQKLVGFAYDVVLLDINLPGGSGLSLLPLIKKLHPHTGVLIISARGALDDKISGLDLGADDYLTKPFHLAELNSRINALLRRRFFEGSAKLNFNEISIDTKDRLVTVQETPIVLTKREYDLLVYLVVNKNATLSKESIAEHIWGDHIEMVDSFDFIYTHIKNLRRKLMEKGAKDYIKTAYGFGYKWSDE
- a CDS encoding DUF1456 family protein, which translates into the protein MSNNEILKKLRVALHLRDDQIVEIMKLVDFNITKTELGAFFRAEDHPNYKTCGDQVLRNFLNGLIIHLRGPLAPKKEASESPE
- a CDS encoding phosphatase PAP2 family protein translates to MARFFSFTFVLLILAGVISGQNLDIRILRTINLDRNKHWDKTMQFMSNSEAAVSIATPAVILGVGLIKGDPQIKSDGITIASAFLLSSAMTTILKYSVKRPRPFTTYPDIEKLSAGGSYSFPSGHTSSAFATATSLSLAYPKWYVIVPSFAWASTVGYSRMYLGVHYPSDVLAGAIIGAASSYLCYKGQQWLNHRKKRKAEPVVAFY
- the creD gene encoding cell envelope integrity protein CreD yields the protein MATNDLRKWVSQSVSVKIFVVGMLALFLLIPAAMIRSLILERQANSEEVVREISSKWGNEQTIAGPIISVPYMRRSIVDGKQVVVRDYAHFLPDQLNITGKMEPEIRYRGIYKVIVYTADLQFSGNFRHPDFSEWKISPDDILWDEAFVSLGIPDMRGIKNDLKITFNGVDYEVTPGLDNQDIIKQGVSARVKFDTASVYPYSIKLKLKGSSALSFVPVGKVSKIAIESTWPTPSFDGAFLPDSRNVGPRGFTADWTVLSLNRNFPQTWIGSTYDVNESAFGVKLLFPVDHYQKSERAAKYALMFIALTFMVFLFSEILNRRKIHPVQYILVGLALCVFYTLLISLSEQLGFAIAYILAAIATISLIGSYAVAIFKNKKQSMMLIGILVVLYLFLFTILQLEDYALIMGSIGLFVALAAVMRISRKIDWYSPLNGDSDEKS
- a CDS encoding chemotaxis protein CheW, producing the protein MNKTLHIDSYLSFRLGEEEYAANAGKVLSILELSKITEVPQAPSFMKGIINLRGKALPVIDIRMKFGMSPTVYAPNTCIVVMEIEMDGSHVEVGVLVDSVQAVLEVEQDKVLDAPSIGERYRAEFIEGIVQSGESFVMLLDMDRVFSSMEVVALKQSASGLEEEVLVEEA
- a CDS encoding methyl-accepting chemotaxis protein — encoded protein: SITTGIGKGVAHAEVISQGDLTLDFASEYMQRKDEIGALSRAMQLMVEKLREVVTNIASGSENILSASLQMSNTSQEMSQGASEQASSAEEVSSSMEEMASNIEQNTDNAQVAEKISITGAERIQKSNEAAQMSITAMREIADKVSIISDIAFQTNILALNAAVEAARAGEQGRGFAVVAAEVRKLAERSKVAAEEIERISKKGVLLSDEAGKMLTQVVPEIERAAKLVQEIAAASVEQTSGAEQVNSALQQLNQVTQQNAAASEEMATASEELASQAEQLRDVVSYFRVEEGQKAKNRVGSKPQQRAIKTAVAHLHREDAKPTAGKSSMGREYNLADSNGDSAYEKF